A stretch of Homo sapiens chromosome 12, GRCh38.p14 Primary Assembly DNA encodes these proteins:
- the YAF2 gene encoding YY1-associated factor 2 isoform 4 (isoform 4 is encoded by transcript variant 4) produces the protein MGDKKSPTRPKRQPKPSSDEGYWDCSVCTFRNSAEAFKCMMCDVRKGTSTRDSKEGGKLVSYSTASLGVRGTLRNRVGGGSSEEKKQAEYLAPGRRRNIVHRGVGPGQRSGPSLKEA, from the exons ATGGGAGACAAGAAGAGCCCCACCAG GCCGAAGCGGCAGCCGAAGCCGTCCTCGGATGAGGGTTACTGGGACTGTAGCGTCTGCACCTTCCGGAACAGCGCCGAGGCCTTCAAGTGCATGATGTGCGATGTGCGGAAGGGCACCTCCACCCG GGACAGCAAGGAAGGGGGGAAGCTGGTGTCCTACTCCACAGCCAGTCTTGGGGTTAGAGGAACCCTGAGAAATAGAGTAGGTGGTGGCAGCTCAGAAGAGAAGAAACAGGCTGAATACCTGGCACCTGGAAGAAGAAGGAATATAGTACACAGGGGAGTTGGCCCAGGACAGAGAAGTGGGCCTAGTTTAAAAGAGGCTTGA